In Physeter macrocephalus isolate SW-GA chromosome 2, ASM283717v5, whole genome shotgun sequence, a single window of DNA contains:
- the RNF25 gene encoding E3 ubiquitin-protein ligase RNF25 isoform X3, which translates to MAASASAAAGEEDWVLPSEVEVLESIYLDELQVVKGNGRSSPWEIYITLHPATAEDQDSQYVCFTLVLRVPAQYPHEVPQISIRNPRGLSDEQIHKISQALSHMAEAGLGTAMLYELIEKAVGVQCPVCREPLVYDLASLKAAPEPQQPMELYQPDAESLRQQEERKRLYQRQQERGGIIDLEAERNRYFISLQQPPAPLEPESAVDASGGSNPPSTLATEQSTSSTVQTTLSAPLPVASQYTCEKIPGAGPNQQKLGETQKAMLDPPRASRGPWRQPERRHLKGGECNALKGTSDTQELPPPEGPIKEPVDLKPESRNQGVEGPPQEKGHGNWQGPPPRRTHDFARWERSKGRTPASSYPRLPRGRGAYRPGPRREPVSLESEGGS; encoded by the exons GGTCCTTCCCTCTGAAGTTGAAGTGTTAGAGTCTATCTATCTGGATGAACTACAGGTGGTCAAAGGAAATGGCAG ATCATCACCATGGGAGATCTACATCACCCTGCACCCCGCCACTGCAGAAGACCAGGATTCACAGTATGTCTGCTTCACTCTGGTGCTTCGGGTCCCAGCACAG tatCCCCATGAGGTGCCACAGATCTCTATCCGTAACCCCCGAGGACTCTCAGATGAACAGATCCACAA GATCTCACAGGCGCTGAGCCACATGGCTGAGGCTGGGCTGGGTACTGCCATGCTCTATGAGCTCATCGAG AAGGCCGTTGGTGTGCAGTGCCCGGTGTGCAGAGAGCCACTCGTGTACGATCTTGCCTCGCTGAAAGCAGCCCCTGAACCCCAGCAGCCCATG GAGCTGTACCAGCCTGATGCCGAGAGCTTGCGCCAGCAAGAAGAGCGCAAGAGGCTCTACCAGAGACAGCAGGAGAGGGGGGGCATCATTGACCTTGAGGCTGAGCGTAACCGGTACTTCATCAGCCTCCAGCAG CCTCCTGCCCCTTTGGAACCCGAGTCAGCTGTAGATGCCTCTGGAGGATCCAACCCACCCAGTACCCTTGCCACAGAACAGTCCACCTCATCAACTGTTCAGACCACCCTGTCAGCTCCTCTGCCTGTGGCCTCCCAGTACACATGTGAGAAGATTCCAGGGGCTGGGCCAAATCAGCAAAAGCTGGGCGAGACCCAGAAAGCTATGCTAGACCCTCCCCGGGCCAGTCGAGGTCCCTGGAGACAGCCCGAACGGAGGCACCTAAAAGGAGGGGAGTGCAATGCCCTCAAAGGTACCAGTGACACCCAGGAACTGCCACCTCCTGAGGGGCCCATCAAGGAGCCCGTGGACCTAAAGCCAGAGTCCCGTAACCAAGGGGTTGAAGGTCCTCCCCAGGAAAAGGGACATGGCAACTGGCAGGGTCCCCCGCCCCGCAGGACTCACGACTTTGCCCGCTGGGAGCGCTCCAAGGGTCGGACACCGGCTTCTTCCTACCCCCGCCTGCCTCGGGGTCGGGGAGCCTACCGACCTGGTCCTCGAAGGGAGCCCGTGAGCCTCGAATCGGAGGGTGGTTCCTAG
- the RNF25 gene encoding E3 ubiquitin-protein ligase RNF25 isoform X1 — translation MAASASAAAGEEDWVLPSEVEVLESIYLDELQVVKGNGRSSPWEIYITLHPATAEDQDSQYVCFTLVLRVPAQYPHEVPQISIRNPRGLSDEQIHKISQALSHMAEAGLGTAMLYELIEKGKEILTDNNIPHGQCVICLYGFQEKEAFTKTTCYHYFHCHCLARYIQHMEQELQAQGREQEQEWQRATARQKAVGVQCPVCREPLVYDLASLKAAPEPQQPMELYQPDAESLRQQEERKRLYQRQQERGGIIDLEAERNRYFISLQQPPAPLEPESAVDASGGSNPPSTLATEQSTSSTVQTTLSAPLPVASQYTCEKIPGAGPNQQKLGETQKAMLDPPRASRGPWRQPERRHLKGGECNALKGTSDTQELPPPEGPIKEPVDLKPESRNQGVEGPPQEKGHGNWQGPPPRRTHDFARWERSKGRTPASSYPRLPRGRGAYRPGPRREPVSLESEGGS, via the exons GGTCCTTCCCTCTGAAGTTGAAGTGTTAGAGTCTATCTATCTGGATGAACTACAGGTGGTCAAAGGAAATGGCAG ATCATCACCATGGGAGATCTACATCACCCTGCACCCCGCCACTGCAGAAGACCAGGATTCACAGTATGTCTGCTTCACTCTGGTGCTTCGGGTCCCAGCACAG tatCCCCATGAGGTGCCACAGATCTCTATCCGTAACCCCCGAGGACTCTCAGATGAACAGATCCACAA GATCTCACAGGCGCTGAGCCACATGGCTGAGGCTGGGCTGGGTACTGCCATGCTCTATGAGCTCATCGAG aaagggaaggaaattctcaCAGATAACAACATCCCCCATGGCCAGTGCGTCATCTGCCTCTATGGTTTCCAG GAGAAGGAGGCCTTTACCAAAACAACCTGTTACCACTACTTCCACTGCCACTGCCTGGCTCGGTACATCCAGCACATGGAGCAGGAGCTGCAGGCCCAGGGACGGGAGCAGGAACAGGAATGGCAGCGCGCCACAGCCAGACAG AAGGCCGTTGGTGTGCAGTGCCCGGTGTGCAGAGAGCCACTCGTGTACGATCTTGCCTCGCTGAAAGCAGCCCCTGAACCCCAGCAGCCCATG GAGCTGTACCAGCCTGATGCCGAGAGCTTGCGCCAGCAAGAAGAGCGCAAGAGGCTCTACCAGAGACAGCAGGAGAGGGGGGGCATCATTGACCTTGAGGCTGAGCGTAACCGGTACTTCATCAGCCTCCAGCAG CCTCCTGCCCCTTTGGAACCCGAGTCAGCTGTAGATGCCTCTGGAGGATCCAACCCACCCAGTACCCTTGCCACAGAACAGTCCACCTCATCAACTGTTCAGACCACCCTGTCAGCTCCTCTGCCTGTGGCCTCCCAGTACACATGTGAGAAGATTCCAGGGGCTGGGCCAAATCAGCAAAAGCTGGGCGAGACCCAGAAAGCTATGCTAGACCCTCCCCGGGCCAGTCGAGGTCCCTGGAGACAGCCCGAACGGAGGCACCTAAAAGGAGGGGAGTGCAATGCCCTCAAAGGTACCAGTGACACCCAGGAACTGCCACCTCCTGAGGGGCCCATCAAGGAGCCCGTGGACCTAAAGCCAGAGTCCCGTAACCAAGGGGTTGAAGGTCCTCCCCAGGAAAAGGGACATGGCAACTGGCAGGGTCCCCCGCCCCGCAGGACTCACGACTTTGCCCGCTGGGAGCGCTCCAAGGGTCGGACACCGGCTTCTTCCTACCCCCGCCTGCCTCGGGGTCGGGGAGCCTACCGACCTGGTCCTCGAAGGGAGCCCGTGAGCCTCGAATCGGAGGGTGGTTCCTAG
- the RNF25 gene encoding E3 ubiquitin-protein ligase RNF25 isoform X2, whose product MAASASAAAGEEDWVLPSEVEVLESIYLDELQVVKGNGRSSPWEIYITLHPATAEDQDSQYVCFTLVLRVPAQYPHEVPQISIRNPRGLSDEQIHKISQALSHMAEAGLGTAMLYELIEKGKEILTDNNIPHGQCVICLYGFQKAVGVQCPVCREPLVYDLASLKAAPEPQQPMELYQPDAESLRQQEERKRLYQRQQERGGIIDLEAERNRYFISLQQPPAPLEPESAVDASGGSNPPSTLATEQSTSSTVQTTLSAPLPVASQYTCEKIPGAGPNQQKLGETQKAMLDPPRASRGPWRQPERRHLKGGECNALKGTSDTQELPPPEGPIKEPVDLKPESRNQGVEGPPQEKGHGNWQGPPPRRTHDFARWERSKGRTPASSYPRLPRGRGAYRPGPRREPVSLESEGGS is encoded by the exons GGTCCTTCCCTCTGAAGTTGAAGTGTTAGAGTCTATCTATCTGGATGAACTACAGGTGGTCAAAGGAAATGGCAG ATCATCACCATGGGAGATCTACATCACCCTGCACCCCGCCACTGCAGAAGACCAGGATTCACAGTATGTCTGCTTCACTCTGGTGCTTCGGGTCCCAGCACAG tatCCCCATGAGGTGCCACAGATCTCTATCCGTAACCCCCGAGGACTCTCAGATGAACAGATCCACAA GATCTCACAGGCGCTGAGCCACATGGCTGAGGCTGGGCTGGGTACTGCCATGCTCTATGAGCTCATCGAG aaagggaaggaaattctcaCAGATAACAACATCCCCCATGGCCAGTGCGTCATCTGCCTCTATGGTTTCCAG AAGGCCGTTGGTGTGCAGTGCCCGGTGTGCAGAGAGCCACTCGTGTACGATCTTGCCTCGCTGAAAGCAGCCCCTGAACCCCAGCAGCCCATG GAGCTGTACCAGCCTGATGCCGAGAGCTTGCGCCAGCAAGAAGAGCGCAAGAGGCTCTACCAGAGACAGCAGGAGAGGGGGGGCATCATTGACCTTGAGGCTGAGCGTAACCGGTACTTCATCAGCCTCCAGCAG CCTCCTGCCCCTTTGGAACCCGAGTCAGCTGTAGATGCCTCTGGAGGATCCAACCCACCCAGTACCCTTGCCACAGAACAGTCCACCTCATCAACTGTTCAGACCACCCTGTCAGCTCCTCTGCCTGTGGCCTCCCAGTACACATGTGAGAAGATTCCAGGGGCTGGGCCAAATCAGCAAAAGCTGGGCGAGACCCAGAAAGCTATGCTAGACCCTCCCCGGGCCAGTCGAGGTCCCTGGAGACAGCCCGAACGGAGGCACCTAAAAGGAGGGGAGTGCAATGCCCTCAAAGGTACCAGTGACACCCAGGAACTGCCACCTCCTGAGGGGCCCATCAAGGAGCCCGTGGACCTAAAGCCAGAGTCCCGTAACCAAGGGGTTGAAGGTCCTCCCCAGGAAAAGGGACATGGCAACTGGCAGGGTCCCCCGCCCCGCAGGACTCACGACTTTGCCCGCTGGGAGCGCTCCAAGGGTCGGACACCGGCTTCTTCCTACCCCCGCCTGCCTCGGGGTCGGGGAGCCTACCGACCTGGTCCTCGAAGGGAGCCCGTGAGCCTCGAATCGGAGGGTGGTTCCTAG
- the BCS1L gene encoding mitochondrial chaperone BCS1: MPLSDFVLALKDNPYFGAGFGLVGVGTALALARKGAQLGLVAFRRHYMITLEVPARDRSYAWLLSWLTRHSTRTQHLSVETSYLQHESGRISTKFEFVPSPGNHFIWYQGKWIRVERSREMQMIDLQTGTPWESVTFTALGTDRKVFFNILEEARELALQQEEGKTVMYTAVGSEWRPFGYPRRRRPLNSVVLEQGLADRIVRDIREFIDNPKWYTDRGIPYRRGYLLYGPPGCGKSSFITALAGELQHSICLLSLTDSSLSDDRLNHLLSVAPQQSLVLLEDVDAAFLSRDLAAENPVKYQGLGRLTFSGLLNALDGVASTEARIVFMTTNHVDRLDPALIRPGRVDLKEYVGHCSRWQLTQMFQRFYPGQAASLAETFADRVLQATTQISPAQVQGYFMLYKSDPAGAIHNAESLRR; encoded by the exons ATGCCCCTCTCAGACTTTGTTCTGGCCCTGAAGGACAATCCCTACTTTGGGGCTGGATTTGGGCTGGTGGGTGTGGGCACAGCCCTGGCTCTGGCCCGGAAGGGTGCCCAACTGGGTCTGGTGGCATTCCGGCGCCATTACATGATCACACTGGAAGTCCCTGCTCGAGACAGGAGCTATGCCTGGTTGCTTAGCTGGCTCACCCGCCACAGTACCCGAACTCAGCACCTCAGTGTCGAGACTTCATACCTTCAGCACGAGAGTGGCCGCATCTCCACTAAATTTGAATTTGTCCCCAGCCCTGGAAACCACTTTATCTG GTATCAAGGGAAATGGATCCGGGTAGAACGGAGCCGAGAGATGCAGATGATAGACCTGCAGACGGGGACCCCCTGGGAATCTGTCACCTTCACGGCTCTGGGCACTGACCGAAAGGTCTTCTTCAACATCCTGGAGGAAG CTCGAGAGCTAGCCTtgcagcaggaggaagggaagacagTGATGTACACAGCCGTGGGCTCCGAATGGCGCCCCTTTGGCTATCCACGCCGCCGCCGGCCACTGAATTCTGTGGTTCTAGAACAGGGTCTGGCTGACCGAATTGTCAGAGACATCAGGGAATTCATCGATAACCCCAAGTGGTACACTGACAGAG GCATTCCCTACAGACGTGGCTACCTGCTTTATGGGCCCCCTGGTTGTGGAAAGAGCAGTTTTAT CacagccctggctggggaactgcaGCACAGCATCTGCCTGCTGAGTCTCACAGACTCCAGCCTCTCTGACGACCGGCTCAACCACCTGCTGAGCGTGGCACCGCAGCAGAGCCTGGTGCTCCTGGAGGATGTGGATGCTGCCTTTCTCAGTCGAGACCTGGCTGCGGAGA ACCCAGTAAAGTACCAAGGTCTAGGTCGTCTCACTTTCAGCGGCCTGCTCAACGCCTTGGATGGCGTGGCTTCCACTGAGGCACGCATTGTGTTCATGACCACCAACCATGTTGACAG GCTCGACCCTGCCCTGATACGCCCTGGGCGAGTAGACCTGAAGGAGTACGTGGGCCACTGCTCACGCTGGCAGCTGACCCAGATGTTCCAGAGGTTCTATCCAGGGCAAGCAGCTTCCCTGGCCGAGACCTTTGCAGATCGTGTCCTTCAAGCTACAACTCAGATCAGTCCTGCCCAGGTGCAGGGCTACTTCATGCTTTATAAAAGTGACCCTGCAGGGGCAATTCACAATGCAGagtctctgaggaggtga